A region of Nocardioides sp. JS614 DNA encodes the following proteins:
- a CDS encoding Eco57I restriction-modification methylase domain-containing protein yields the protein MNRKFDVVIGNPPYQEEAQGEGTRDTPIYHQFMDAAYEVGTKAVLITPARFLFNAGFTPKAWNEKMLADEHLKVAYFESDSNQLFPGLTDPIKGGIAVTYRDSERTLGPIGFFARHPEINTILDKVRASGMEPLEKLGITSSRSYRYTDKLYEDHPEARELRPEGNAALVNTNAFEQFAFLYSADRPNDGAEYVQLLGIIKNRRTRCWIRRDYITGPDSLDEYKVAVPAANGSGSTTDFFGVALNNPTVLEPGVGVTQTFITIGSFETEAEAQACQKYVKTKFARTMLGVLKITQHNPRNTWKFVPAQNFSSSSDIDWTKTIPEIDAQLYAKYGLDTEEIAFIEAQVKAME from the coding sequence ATGAACCGAAAGTTCGACGTCGTCATCGGCAACCCGCCCTACCAGGAGGAGGCCCAGGGCGAGGGAACTCGCGATACCCCGATCTACCACCAGTTCATGGACGCCGCATATGAGGTTGGCACCAAAGCCGTGCTCATCACACCAGCGCGATTCTTGTTCAATGCAGGCTTCACGCCGAAGGCATGGAACGAGAAGATGCTGGCCGACGAGCACCTGAAGGTGGCGTACTTCGAGTCCGACTCAAACCAACTATTTCCGGGTCTTACGGACCCCATCAAGGGCGGCATCGCCGTCACCTACCGCGACTCGGAGCGAACGCTCGGCCCCATCGGCTTCTTCGCCAGGCACCCCGAAATCAACACGATCTTGGACAAAGTCCGCGCGTCCGGCATGGAGCCGTTGGAGAAGCTTGGGATCACCAGCTCGCGTTCCTACCGCTACACGGACAAGTTGTACGAAGACCACCCTGAGGCTCGTGAGCTGCGACCTGAGGGCAACGCGGCCCTGGTGAACACCAACGCGTTCGAGCAGTTTGCGTTCCTGTACTCCGCAGACCGACCGAATGACGGAGCCGAGTATGTGCAACTCCTCGGGATCATCAAGAACAGACGCACTCGCTGTTGGATTCGCCGTGACTACATCACCGGCCCGGACAGCCTCGACGAGTACAAGGTTGCAGTCCCGGCGGCGAACGGGTCGGGGTCGACAACCGACTTCTTTGGCGTCGCGTTGAACAACCCGACTGTGCTTGAGCCTGGGGTCGGGGTCACGCAGACATTCATCACCATCGGCTCGTTCGAGACCGAAGCGGAAGCGCAGGCGTGCCAGAAGTACGTCAAGACCAAGTTCGCACGAACGATGCTCGGCGTCCTGAAGATCACACAGCACAACCCGCGGAACACCTGGAAGTTCGTCCCGGCGCAGAACTTTTCGAGCTCATCTGACATCGACTGGACCAAGACCATTCCAGAGATCGACGCACAGCTCTACGCCAAGTACGGCCTCGACACCGAGGAGATCGCCTTCATCGAGGCCCAGGTCAAGGCGATGGAGTGA
- a CDS encoding tyrosine-type recombinase/integrase: MRHQTWGASDRYRLMVETAIETGMRWGELIALKPRHVDFLRRTITVEDTIVEVSRKHSPTGERYVAKPYPKDNEPRTFAVRQDWLDAVAAHTRLHGLGRDDLLFATLAGTPISRNTFRTRVWQPAVKASGVSFNVRMHDLRHAHASWLLAGGADLKTVMDRLGHAQIQTTQKYLHALAEADQRSIDALDRMTRRRPSS; this comes from the coding sequence ATGCGGCATCAAACCTGGGGCGCTTCAGACCGCTACCGACTCATGGTCGAGACAGCGATCGAGACCGGGATGCGTTGGGGCGAACTCATCGCACTGAAGCCCCGGCACGTCGACTTCCTGCGGCGCACGATCACTGTCGAGGACACCATCGTGGAGGTGTCGCGGAAGCACTCGCCGACCGGCGAGCGGTACGTCGCCAAGCCGTACCCGAAGGACAACGAGCCTCGGACGTTCGCCGTCCGCCAGGACTGGCTCGACGCCGTCGCCGCGCACACGAGGCTCCACGGTCTCGGCCGCGACGACCTGCTCTTCGCCACGTTGGCGGGCACGCCAATCTCGCGCAACACCTTCCGGACCAGGGTCTGGCAGCCGGCCGTGAAGGCCAGCGGCGTCTCGTTCAATGTGCGGATGCACGACCTCCGCCATGCCCACGCCTCCTGGCTCCTGGCCGGCGGGGCGGACCTCAAGACGGTGATGGACCGGCTGGGTCACGCGCAGATCCAGACCACCCAGAAGTACCTACATGCGCTGGCCGAGGCCGACCAGCGCAGCATCGATGCCCTCGACCGCATGACGCGGCGCCGACCAAGCTCGTGA
- a CDS encoding IS3 family transposase (programmed frameshift) produces the protein MPKKIDPAVKERCVRQVLEHLPEYPSLTAAAESVARREGLGKETVRRWVVQAQIDGGQRQGATSEELAEIKELKAKVRRLEEDNEILRRASNFLRGGTRPPQSLIVAFIDELRAEGHAVESICRVLREQGCQIAARTYRDWAQANCLVAARTITDAQVTNQVRDLAWTVDHEGVRRMTPEGLYGRRKMTALVQRTSPEASPGSVDRAMRTLSLQGVRRSKGIRTTIPAKDGKRAGDLLDRDFTAEAPNRTWVMDFTYVRTWAGFVYVAFILDVFAQKIVAWNVAPTKAVELVDVPLRMALWQRDREGHPIVPGELIGHADAGSQYTSITFTEHLAEEGIRPSIGTVADAYDNALMECVIGLYKTECIRTTVFHAGPYRTIGDVEYATAGWVDWYNNRRLHGSLGMMTPVEFEQAHYATLNREPQPA, from the exons ATGCCGAAGAAGATCGATCCCGCAGTCAAGGAGCGGTGCGTGCGGCAGGTGCTGGAGCACCTGCCGGAGTACCCGTCGCTGACCGCGGCCGCCGAGTCCGTCGCACGCCGCGAAGGCCTCGGGAAGGAGACCGTGCGCCGGTGGGTCGTCCAGGCCCAGATCGACGGCGGCCAGCGCCAGGGCGCAACCAGCGAGGAGCTCGCTGAGATCAAGGAGCTCAAAGCCAAGGTCCGTCGGCTCGAGGAAGACAACGAGATCCTCCGCCGGGCCTCAA ATTTTCTTCGCGGGGGAACTCGACCCCCGCAATCGCTGATCGTCGCGTTCATCGACGAGCTGCGGGCCGAGGGCCACGCGGTCGAGTCGATCTGCCGGGTCCTGCGCGAGCAGGGCTGCCAGATCGCCGCGCGGACCTACCGCGACTGGGCACAAGCCAACTGCCTTGTCGCAGCCCGGACGATCACCGACGCTCAGGTCACCAACCAGGTCCGTGACCTGGCCTGGACCGTCGACCACGAAGGGGTGCGCCGGATGACACCCGAGGGGCTCTACGGGCGTCGGAAGATGACCGCGCTGGTGCAGCGCACGTCGCCCGAGGCATCGCCCGGCAGCGTGGACCGGGCGATGAGAACCCTGTCCCTGCAAGGGGTTCGGCGTTCGAAGGGGATCCGGACCACGATCCCGGCCAAGGACGGCAAGCGAGCCGGTGACCTGCTGGATCGCGACTTCACCGCCGAAGCGCCGAACAGGACCTGGGTCATGGACTTCACCTACGTGAGAACCTGGGCCGGGTTCGTCTACGTCGCGTTCATCCTCGACGTGTTCGCCCAGAAGATCGTCGCCTGGAACGTCGCGCCCACCAAGGCCGTCGAGTTGGTCGACGTCCCGCTGCGAATGGCGTTGTGGCAACGCGACCGCGAGGGCCACCCGATCGTGCCCGGCGAACTGATCGGCCACGCCGACGCCGGATCGCAATACACCTCGATCACCTTCACCGAACACCTCGCCGAGGAAGGCATCCGGCCCTCGATCGGGACGGTTGCCGATGCCTATGACAACGCCCTGATGGAGTGCGTGATCGGGCTCTACAAGACCGAGTGCATCCGCACCACGGTCTTCCACGCCGGCCCCTACCGGACCATCGGCGACGTCGAGTACGCCACCGCCGGCTGGGTCGACTGGTACAACAACAGGCGCCTGCACGGCTCGCTTGGGATGATGACCCCAGTGGAGTTCGAGCAGGCCCACTACGCGACTCTCAACCGAGAGCCGCAACCCGCATAG
- a CDS encoding tyrosine-type recombinase/integrase, with amino-acid sequence MAWVVERKRDDGTSRFLAQYRDPGGRIRSAGTHSSRRAAERAGNREEQLVHAGSWFDRSLGAIPFQEYVEKHWLPSKHIEATTLAAYMSNLNKHFFPFFGKKPMYQITSSLVQDWVTQAAAEGLSARSIRKYHTMLHSIFKRAVRDQLIISNPCEHTELPKIVTKKTRTLTPDEFDVLITAVPD; translated from the coding sequence ATGGCTTGGGTGGTCGAGCGCAAGAGGGACGACGGAACGTCGCGCTTCCTGGCCCAGTACCGGGACCCAGGCGGTCGGATCCGCTCCGCCGGCACGCACTCGTCGCGCCGCGCAGCCGAGCGCGCCGGCAACCGCGAGGAGCAACTGGTCCACGCCGGCTCGTGGTTCGACCGCTCGCTGGGCGCCATCCCGTTCCAGGAGTACGTCGAGAAGCACTGGCTGCCGAGCAAGCACATCGAGGCCACCACGCTGGCCGCCTACATGTCGAACCTCAACAAGCACTTCTTCCCGTTCTTCGGCAAGAAGCCGATGTACCAGATCACCTCGTCGCTCGTGCAGGACTGGGTGACCCAGGCAGCCGCCGAGGGACTCTCGGCCAGGTCGATCCGCAAGTACCACACGATGCTCCACTCCATCTTCAAGCGGGCCGTCCGCGACCAGCTGATCATCAGCAACCCGTGTGAGCACACCGAGCTGCCGAAGATCGTCACCAAGAAGACCCGGACGCTGACGCCCGACGAGTTCGACGTCCTTATCACCGCGGTGCCGGACTGA
- a CDS encoding helix-turn-helix transcriptional regulator, with product MRGKRAFTTDTALRLSKALGVDDRFWINIQTDYDLESARPPRCRTRPSDPPCWRGERRPRAAPARPQTTSERRFRRSRRVRHHYSTSEAVVGRK from the coding sequence GTGCGCGGCAAGCGCGCCTTCACCACCGACACCGCCCTGCGGCTGTCCAAGGCCCTCGGTGTCGATGACCGCTTCTGGATCAACATCCAGACCGACTACGACCTCGAGTCAGCGCGACCTCCACGGTGCCGAACTCGCCCAAGTGACCCCCCCTGTTGGCGAGGTGAAAGACGGCCACGTGCGGCCCCAGCGCGGCCCCAGACCACCTCTGAGCGACGTTTCCGCAGGTCACGTAGGGTGCGGCATCACTACTCGACATCTGAGGCAGTCGTTGGGCGCAAATAG